Below is a window of Myxococcus xanthus DNA.
CGCCGTGGTCGAAGCGGGTCAGCGTCTCCGCCTCGACTGGACCTTCGGCGCCAAGGTCTTCCACAAGGAGACCATCGAGCGGCTGAACGCGGAGTTCCACGCCAACGTGCGAGCGATGATTCGCGAGCGCGCGGAGCCCGCCGCGGCGGTCCGGGTGGCGTCTGACTTCCCGGCGGCGCGTCTGAGTGCCAAGGATTTGAAGCGCGTGCTCACGCTGACCAAGAAGCCGCGATGAGCCAGGTGGAAGGTGAGGGGCAGGACAGCGCCATGACGTCAGAAGAGTCGATCGAGGACATCTACGAGCTCGCCCCCATGCAGCACGGCATGCTCTTCCACGCGCTGATGGAGCCCGGCGCGGGCATGTACGTGGAGCAACTGAGCTGCGAGGTCCGGGGGGACCTGCCCATCAACCGTTGGAAGGAGGCCTGGCAGCACGTCCTCGCCCGGCACCCCATCCTGCGCTCCGGCTTCCTCTGGGAAGGCCTGGAGAAGCCGCTCCAGGTCGTCGCGGTGGAGGCCGAAGTCCCCTGGCGCATCGAGGACATCCGACATGTGCCGGAGGACGCGCAGCAGCGGTGGATTGACGACTTCCTGCGCGAGGACCGGCTCCAGGGCTTCGACCTGGGCACGCCGCCCCTGATTCGTTGCGCGCTGATCCGGCTCGATGATGCGCGCCACCTGTTCGTGTGGACCTACCACCACCTGCTGCTGGACGGGTGGTGCTTCTCCATCGTCCTCCGCGAGGTGCTCGGTGCCTTCGAGGAGGGCGTCGCAGCGCTGCCGCCAGCCGCACGCCCCTACCGCGACTACATCGCCTGGCTCCAGGAGCAGGACCCCTCCCGCGCGGAGTCCTTCTGGCGCGAGCGGCTCCAGGGCTTCAAGCAACCCACGCCACTGCCCTTCACCGAGCGACAGGACACCAGCGAACCGGCCGGCGATACGCAGCCGGAAGTCACAAAGCGGCTGTCGCCAGAGCTGACCGCGCGGCTCACGGGCTTCGCGAAGGCGCACCGGCTGACGCTCAACACGCTGGTCCAGGGTGCGTGGGCGCTGGTCCTGGCGAGAGCGACAGGCACGGACGACGTCATCTTCGGTGTGACGGTCTCCGGCCGTCCCGCCGACCTTGCCGGTTCCGAGTCCATTGTCGGGCTCTTCATCAACACCCTGCCCCTGAGAGCGCGGCTGGACGGCACGGCGCCGGTCGCCACGTTCCTGTCGGGGCTTCAGACTGAGCAAGGCGCGGTCGAGCCGTACAGCTACGCCTCGCTGGCGGACATCCAGCACTGGTCGGACGCGCCGAAGGACCGGCCGCTCTTCGAGAGCATCCTGGTGTTCGAGAACTATCCGCTCGACGCCTCGACGCTCCTGCCTCGCAGTGGCCTCACCATCAGCTCGGTCAACACGCACGACCGCATCAGCTACCCACTGGCGCTGGTCGCTATCCCGGGCGAGTCGCTGGAGTTGCGCGTCATGTATGCGGCGGACGCGTTCTCCCGCCCGATGGCGGAGCGCATCGCGCGGTTGCTGGAAGCCGCGCTCGAGTCGCTGCCGGGCGCGAAGACGGTCGGCGATATCGACCTGATGGACGAGGCCGCCCGGCGCGTGCTGGCGGAGTGGGGCCAGCATCCCCGTGCCTACGATGTCACCCGCCCTGTGACAGCCCTGCTGGACGGGGCCGCACCCGACGCGACCGCCGTGGTGGGCCCCGACGGCCAATCCATCAGCTACCGCGAACTCGACCGCCGCGCCGAGCGCGTGGCGCGGCACCTCCGACAGTTGGGCGCCGGTCGGGAGCGCATCGTCGGCGTGTGCATTGGCAGGTCCGTGGAGATGGTGGTGGCGCTCCTGGGCGTGCTCAAGGCGGGAGCGGCCTACCTGCCCCTGGACCCCAACTATCCCGCTGAGCGGCTGGCCTACATCGTGGGCGATGCGGCGCCGGTCGCCATCCTCAACACGGGTGCGGACCCCATCGCGGACACGCGCGTTCCCCGGCTCGACGTCTCCCGAGTCCTGAACGAGACGGCCACGCCCGACGTCCCCGCGAAGGAGCCGGTGCAGCTGGATGACCTGGCCTACGTCATCTACACCTCGGGTTCGACCGGCGCGCCCAAGGGCGTCCTGGTCACACACCGGAACCTGATGAACCTGGTGTCCTGGCACACGGAGGCTTTCGGCCTCACGGCGAAGGACCGGACGACCCAGCTCGCCAGCACCGCGTTCGACGCCTCCGTCTGGGAAATCTGGCCGACGCTCGCTGCGGGCGCCACGCTGCACCTGGTCCCACCCGAGCTGTCCAGTGCGCCCTCCGACCTGGCGAATTGGCTGGTGGCGCAGCAGATCTCCATCAGCTTCCTGCCGACGGTGGTCGCAGAGGCCGTGCTGGCCTTGCAGTGGCCTTCGCCGTGCGCGCTGCGCTTCGTGCTCACGGGCGGCGACCGGCTCCACGCCACACCGCCCGCGGGACTTCCGTTCCAGCTCGTCAACAACTATGGCCCCACCGAGACGACGGTGGTGGCGACATCCGGAACCGTTGCGCCGGATGGCAAACAAGGGCTGCCCTCCATCGGCCGGCCGGTCGCCAATGCCCGCATCTACATCCTCGACCGCCAGCGGCGTCCCGTCCTTCCGGGTGTCATCGGAGAGCTGTACATCGGCGGCGTGGGCGTCACCCGGGGCTACCTGAACCGGCCGGACCTGAACGTGGAGCGCTTCGTTCCCGACCCGTTCGCGGGCGTGCCTGAAGCGCGCATGTACGCGAGCGGTGACTTCGCCCGGTTCCTCCCAGATGGAACCATCGCGTTCCACGGCCGCGCGGACCGTCAGGTCCAGATTCGCGGCGTGCGGGTGGAGCTTGGCGAAATCGAGGCCGCGCTGGCGGCCCACCCCGACGTCACCGCTGCTGCCGTGGTGAGCGAGGCGCAGCGGCAGAACGGCGACGTTCGGCTGATTGCGTTTGCTGTCAGCGACGTGGTGCCTCAGCCCGACGCGGCCGTGCTCACGCAGTTTCTGGCGACGAAGCTCCCCACGGCCATCCTTCCCAGCCGGGTCATCGTCATCGACCGGCTTCCGCTGACGCCCAACGGGAAGGTCGACACCGCGGCGCTCGAAGCACGTGCCCTGGAGGCCCAGCCCCAGGTGGCTTCGGCCGCGCCCCGGACGCCCCATGAGGAGATTCTCGCCGGCATCTGGAGCGCGGTGCTCGGCCAGGAGCGCGTGGGCATCCACGATGACTTCTTCGACCTCGGTGGGCATTCACTGAAGGCGACGCAGGTCATCGCGCGCACCCGCGAGGCCTTCGGCGTCGACATTCCCGTCCGAGCCATCTTCGAGCGCCGGACCATCGCGCAGCTCGCGGAGACGCTCTCCGGACAGGGCACGGCGGTCGAGCCCATCCCGCACGTGGAGCTGACGGGAGACACGCCCGTCGCTCCGGGCCAGGAGAGCCTGTGGTTCATCGACGCGCTCGGAGGAGACAGCGCGGCGTACAACGTCCCGTTGGTGCTCAGGCTCCAGGGGACGCTCGATGGCAGCGCGCTCGCAAGGACGCTCCAGCTCCTGGTTGAACGCCATGAGGCGCTCCGGAGCACCTTCCACGACCGTGGAGGCACGCCCGTCCTGCGAGTCCAGGCACCTGCCGCCTCCGTGCTCGTGAGCGAGGACGTCTCCCCTGCCCTCCTCGACGCACGCATCGCCGAGGAGGTCGCCGCGCCGTTCTCGCTGACGGACGGCCCGCTCTTCCGCGCGCGGCACTTCCGGCTCGCACCCGACAACCACGTCCTGGTCCTCAACCAGCACCACATCATCGCGGACGCCTGGTCCGTCGGGGTCCTGCTGCGCGAGTTCTGCATCGTGTACGCCTCGCTGGTGAGCGGCACGGAGCCGGCCCTGCCCGCGTTGCCCATTCGCTACGCGGACTGGGCCGCATGGCAGCGGCAGCGGCTGGAATCAGGACGCCTGGACGAGAGCGTTGCCTTCTGGCGTGAAGCCTTGAAGGACGCCCCGCCTGTCCTTCCGCTCCCCACCGACCATCCGCGACCGGAACGGCAGCGGTTCCATGGGAAGACTCATGGCTTCGTGCTGGACGCGCCGCTGGGCCAGCGGCTCGAAGCGCTCTCCCGGAGCTCGGGCGCCTCGCTGTTCATGACCCTGCTTGGCGCCTTCGCCGCGTACCTCGGGCGCATCAGTGGCCAGGAGGACGTGGTGATTGGCTCGCCTGTCGCCAATCGCGACCGGCACGAAACGGAGGGAGTGGTCGGGTACTTCCTCAACACGCTCGCGCTCCGCGTCGACCTGTCTGGAGACCCGACGTTCTCCGAGCTGTTGCTGCGCGTCCGCAAGACGGCGCTCGATGCCTACGCGCATCAGGACGTGCCCTTCGAGAAGCTGGTGGCCGCACTCGAGCTACCGCGTGGACTTGCGCACAACCCGCTGTTCCAGGTGATGTTCGTCCTCCAGGGGCAGAGCGGTGGCGAGCTCCAGCTCCCCGATGTTCGCGCCGAGATTCAAGCGCCGGCGAGCTCGACGTCGAAGTTCGACCTCACCTTCTTCGTAGAGCCGCGTGAGGGCGCGCTCGCCTGCAGCATCGAGTACGACACGGACCTCTTCGACGCGGACCGGATTGACCGGATGGCCGCGCACCTCGGCCGGCTGCTCCAGGCCATCGCCGAGGAGCCCGAGCTCCACACCTCAGAGCTCCCGCTCTTGTCCAACGAGGAGCGGCGTCTGTACGCCGACCTCAACCGCACCGAGCGCAGGTACACCGGCCGCACCCTCCCCGAGCTGTTCGAGCGTCAGGCCCAGAGGACGCCTGACGTGGTCGCGCTGGAGCACCAGGGCGAGACGCGGACCTACCGCCAGCTCCATGAGGCCGCGGAAGCCCTGGCCGACCGGCTGGGCGCATTGGGCGTGGGCCCAGGGGTCCGGGTTTCCATCTGTCTGGACCGCTCCATCCATGCGCAGGTCGCCCTCCTCGCGGTCCTCAAGGCCGGGGGCGCATATGTGCCGCTCGATCCGACGTACCCGCCTGAGCGCCTTCGCTACATGCTGGAGGACGCCAGGCCGCGCGTCCTGCTCACGGAGAAGAAGTACAGCGAGCTGCTCCCGTCTCAGGGCCTGACGCAGGTCCTGCTGGATGACACGGAGGCACCTGCCACGAAGACACCGCGGCCCCGGGTGGAGCCGCATCATCTGGCCTACGTTCTCTACACGTCGGGCTCGACGGGCAAGCCCAAGGGCGTGGCCATGCCGCACCGGGCACTGGTCAACCTCATCGAGTGGCAGACCGAACACGCCAGCCCCCTGCGCACGCTCCAGTTCGCGCCGCTCAACTTCGATGTGTCGTTCCAGGAGACCTTCTCCACCTGGTGCTCGGGTGGCACGTTGGTCCTCATCGATGAAGGCACCCGACGCGACCCAGACGCGTTGGCCGACTTCCTCGATGTGGCGCGCGTCCAACGCCTCTTCCTGCCGGCCGTGGCGCTCCACCATCTGGCACAGGCCGCGCTGCGCACCGAGCATCGCGTTCCAGGGCTCACGGAAGTCATCACCGCGGGAGACCAACTCCGCATCACCGACCCCATCCGCCGCTGGTTCCAGGAAGGTGGCAAGCGCCTTCACAACCACTACGGCCCCACCGAATCGCATGTGGTGACGGCGCTCGAGTTGGAGGGCGACCCGCGGCATTGGCCTGGGCTGCCGTCCATCGGGCGGCCCATCGCCAACGCGGCGGTCCACCTGCTCGACGCGAACCAGCGCCCCGTTCCGGTGGGAGTGCCCGGAGAGCTCTATCTGGCGGGCACGTGCCTCGCCGACGGCTACCTGTCACGGCCGGACCTCACCGCCGAGCGCTTCGTCGAGCTGCCCCTGTCTCCCCCCGTGCGGGCGTACCGGACCGGGGACCTTGGCCGGTTGACGGTGGACGGGAGCATCGAGTTCCTCGGCCGCGCGGACGACCAGGTCAAGATTCGCGGCTTCCGTGTGGAGCCCGGCGAGATTGAGCGCGCCCTGTGTGCGCACCCCGATGTCCGCGATGCGGCGGTCATCGTCGACGGTGATGCCACGCGCGAGAAGCGGCTGGTGGCCTACGTCGTCCCGGAGACGGTGCGGTTGGCCGAGCTGCCCGACTTCCTCGCTAGGGACCTGCCCGAGTACATGGTTCCCGCGCTGTTCGTGCCGATGCCCGAGCTGCCCCGGACGCCCAGTGGCAAGGTCGCGCGCCGTGCGCTCCCCGCCCCCGTCGCGCCCGTGCAGGCCGAGAGCCCATCCGAGCCGCCTCGCACGCCTACGGAGGCGACCGTGGCACGGGCCTTTGAACAGGTCCTGGGACGCGGCGTTGTCGGGCGGGAGCAGGACTTCTTCCAACTGGGCGGGCACTCGCTGCTCGCGATGCAGGTCGTCTCGCGGATTCGCGGCGACGTGGACGCTGCGTTCCGCGTCTCCGACCTCTTCGAGAATCCGACCATCGCCTCCTTGAGCCGGGTGCTCGATGCGCGCCGGGGAAGCCAGACGCTGACGCTTGCCCGGATTGAACCGGCGCCCGAGGGCGCCGCCATTCCGCTGTCATTCTCCCAGGAGCGGCTCTGGTTCCTGGATCAGCTCTACCCCGGCACCACGGCCTACAACCTGCCCATGGCGCTGCGGCTGACGGGCACATTGGACGTCAGCGCCTTCCAGGAAAGCCTGTCCGACATCGTCCGGCGGCACCCCGTGCTCGGGATGCGCTTCGTCGAGCGAGATGGCCGCGTGTGGCAAGAGCCGCGGGCGAACCAGGACGTTCCGTTCGAGCAGGTCACCCTGGGAGAGACGTCCCCCGAGGCGCTTCGCCTGCTCATCGCGGAGGAGGCCGCGCGACCGTTCGACCTGACAAACGGCCCGCTGTTCCGCGCGAAGCTGTTCTGCCTCGACGAGGCGGCACACGTCGTCGTCGCGACGATGCATCACACCGTCGGTGACGGGTGGTCCATCAGCGTGCTCGTACGCGAGCTCTCCCAGCTCTATGCCGGACGTGTCTCCGGCCAGCCGGTGACGCTGCCCGAGCTCCCCGTCGACTACCGGGACTTCGCGTACCAGCAGCGGCGGCACCTCCAGGGCGAGGTGCTGGAGCAGCGGCTCGACCACTGGCGGAAGACGCTTCATGGCGCGCCGTCGGCCCTGGACCTGCCCATGGACCGGCCTCGTCCTCCCCGGACGAGCATGCGCGGTGCCACCGAGCGCATCGCCCTGGGCAAGGCGCTGAGCGAGGCCATCGAAGCCCTGAGCCTGCGCACGGGTGGAACCAGCTTCATGGTCCTCATGGGCGGATTCGCGGCCTACCTGGCGCGCATCACCGGGCAGGATGACATCGTCATCGGTACGCCCGTGGCCAACCGCGACCGCGCGGAGCTCGAGTCCCTGATTGGCTTCTTCGTCGGGACCCTGCCACTGCGCATCGACCTGTCCGCCAATCCGACCTTCGAGGAACTCGTCGCGCGCGTCCGTGCCTCCGCGCTGGACGCCTACGCTTACCAGGACGTTCCCCTGGAGAAGATTGTCGAGGCGCTCGGGGTCGAGCGGAACCTGAGCCACGCCCCGCTGTTCCAGGTGATGTTGATGCTGCAGAACACCCCGGAGGGCCACCTGAGCCTTCCGGGGCTGGCGCTGGAGCCCATCGACCTGGAGATCGAGAGCGCGAAGTTCGACCTCACCTTGAGCTTCGAGCCCACGCGTGAAGGGCTGGCCGGCGTCATCGAGTACAGCACGGACCTCTTCGACGCGGACCGCATCGAGCGGATGGTCGCCCACCTCCAGGTGCTCTTCGCCGACGCGGTGGCGCATCCAGAGAAGCGGCTGTCAGAGCTCGCGCTCCTCCCCGAGCAGGAGCGCGGCGTCGTCGCCGCGTTCACCCAGGGGCGCCTGGTGGCGCCCACCCGCCACGTCCCAGCCCACCGGTTCGTGGAGGAACACGCGGAGCGAACGCCGGATGCCATCGCGCTCGAACTGGGGCAAGAGCGGCTCACGTATGGCGAGCTGAACCGCCGGGCCAACCGCGCCGCGCACCAGCTCATCGCGATGGGCGCCGGCCCGGAGATGCTGGTGGCCCTGGCCGTGCCTCGGTCGTTCGAGATGCTCATCGGCCTGCTCGCCATCTGGAAGGCGGGGGCGGCCTACGTCCCGCTCGACCTCTCGTACCCGAAGGATCGGCTCGACGGAATCCTGGAGGACTCGGGCGCCGCGCTCATGGTGAGCACCCATGCGGCGGAGCAGAAGTGGCGCGCGCCGCAGGTGCGGACGCTCTGGCTGGACGAGCCCGCGGATGCCGCGCCCACCGGCAATCCCGACAGTGGCGTTCGCATGGAGAACGCCGCCTACGTCATCTACACCTCGGGCTCCACGGGCAGACCCAAGGGCGTGATTCTGGAACACCGGGGGCTCGCGAACGTCATCGAGATGCAGCGGCACGAACTGGGCGCCGACGCAGGCTGCGTCATGCTCCAGTTCTCCTCCATCTCCTTCGACGTCTCGGTCTGGGAAATCGTCATGGCCCTGACCAACGGGGGCCGGCTCGTGGTGGCCCCCGCGGACACGCTGCTCGCGGGCGACGAACTGGCCAAGGTGCTGCTGGCTCACGGCGTCACGCACATGGTGCTGCCTCCGACGTCGTATGCAGCGCTCCCCACCGACCGCGAGTACCCCGCGCTTCGCATGCTGACGTCCGCGGGAGAGGCCCTTCCGCCAGAGGTCGTCCACACGTGGGCGCGGCCCGGCGTCCTGTTCGTCAACGCCTATGGCCCCACCGAGGTGTCCATCATCAGCACGCTCGGCCACTGCCGGCAGGACGACCCGGGAGCTCCGCCCATCGGGCGCCCCGCCCTCAACCTGGAGGGGTACGCCCTGGACCGCCACGGCGCACTGCTGCCCATTGGCGTCCCGGGCGAGCTGCACATCGGAGGCGTCGGTGTCGCCCGCGGTTACCTGAACCGCGAGGAGCTCACGCGCGAAAAGTTCATCCCGCATCCGTTCAAGCCCGACGCACGGCTGTACCGGAGCGGAGACCTGGTCCGCTGGCGCAAGGATGGCAACCTCGAGTACCTCGGGCGCATCGACCATCAGGTCAAGCTCCGTGGCTATCGCATCGAACTGGGTGAAATCGAAGCGGTGCTCGCCTCCTACCCCGGTGTGGCGAAGGCCGTGGCCAACGTTCATTCCGCGGGCGCCCAGGGGGGCGTGAAGGCCCTGATTGCCTACGTCGTCTCGACCCAGCCCGTGGATGTGCACGCGCTCCGCGAGTACGCCCGGAAGAAGCTCCCGGAGTTCATGGTGCCCGCGCAGTTCATCCACCTGGAGGAGCTGCCGTTGTCATCCAGCGGCAAGGTGGACAAGCGACGTCTACCGCCGCCGCGCTTCGAGGCGTCCGCGAGCGAGACGCGCTTCGTGCCCCCGCGTACACCCACCGAGCAGACGCTGGCCTCGCTGTGGGAGTCGCTCCTGGAGCGCCGCCCGATTGGCGCGGAGGACAACTTCTTCGACTTGGGCGGGCACTCGCTTCTGGCCGCGCAGGTCATGAGCCGCGTGCGGAGGACATTCGGCGTCGACGTGCCCCTCTCCGCCATCTTCGAGCAGCCGACGCTGACG
It encodes the following:
- a CDS encoding non-ribosomal peptide synthetase; translated protein: MSQVEGEGQDSAMTSEESIEDIYELAPMQHGMLFHALMEPGAGMYVEQLSCEVRGDLPINRWKEAWQHVLARHPILRSGFLWEGLEKPLQVVAVEAEVPWRIEDIRHVPEDAQQRWIDDFLREDRLQGFDLGTPPLIRCALIRLDDARHLFVWTYHHLLLDGWCFSIVLREVLGAFEEGVAALPPAARPYRDYIAWLQEQDPSRAESFWRERLQGFKQPTPLPFTERQDTSEPAGDTQPEVTKRLSPELTARLTGFAKAHRLTLNTLVQGAWALVLARATGTDDVIFGVTVSGRPADLAGSESIVGLFINTLPLRARLDGTAPVATFLSGLQTEQGAVEPYSYASLADIQHWSDAPKDRPLFESILVFENYPLDASTLLPRSGLTISSVNTHDRISYPLALVAIPGESLELRVMYAADAFSRPMAERIARLLEAALESLPGAKTVGDIDLMDEAARRVLAEWGQHPRAYDVTRPVTALLDGAAPDATAVVGPDGQSISYRELDRRAERVARHLRQLGAGRERIVGVCIGRSVEMVVALLGVLKAGAAYLPLDPNYPAERLAYIVGDAAPVAILNTGADPIADTRVPRLDVSRVLNETATPDVPAKEPVQLDDLAYVIYTSGSTGAPKGVLVTHRNLMNLVSWHTEAFGLTAKDRTTQLASTAFDASVWEIWPTLAAGATLHLVPPELSSAPSDLANWLVAQQISISFLPTVVAEAVLALQWPSPCALRFVLTGGDRLHATPPAGLPFQLVNNYGPTETTVVATSGTVAPDGKQGLPSIGRPVANARIYILDRQRRPVLPGVIGELYIGGVGVTRGYLNRPDLNVERFVPDPFAGVPEARMYASGDFARFLPDGTIAFHGRADRQVQIRGVRVELGEIEAALAAHPDVTAAAVVSEAQRQNGDVRLIAFAVSDVVPQPDAAVLTQFLATKLPTAILPSRVIVIDRLPLTPNGKVDTAALEARALEAQPQVASAAPRTPHEEILAGIWSAVLGQERVGIHDDFFDLGGHSLKATQVIARTREAFGVDIPVRAIFERRTIAQLAETLSGQGTAVEPIPHVELTGDTPVAPGQESLWFIDALGGDSAAYNVPLVLRLQGTLDGSALARTLQLLVERHEALRSTFHDRGGTPVLRVQAPAASVLVSEDVSPALLDARIAEEVAAPFSLTDGPLFRARHFRLAPDNHVLVLNQHHIIADAWSVGVLLREFCIVYASLVSGTEPALPALPIRYADWAAWQRQRLESGRLDESVAFWREALKDAPPVLPLPTDHPRPERQRFHGKTHGFVLDAPLGQRLEALSRSSGASLFMTLLGAFAAYLGRISGQEDVVIGSPVANRDRHETEGVVGYFLNTLALRVDLSGDPTFSELLLRVRKTALDAYAHQDVPFEKLVAALELPRGLAHNPLFQVMFVLQGQSGGELQLPDVRAEIQAPASSTSKFDLTFFVEPREGALACSIEYDTDLFDADRIDRMAAHLGRLLQAIAEEPELHTSELPLLSNEERRLYADLNRTERRYTGRTLPELFERQAQRTPDVVALEHQGETRTYRQLHEAAEALADRLGALGVGPGVRVSICLDRSIHAQVALLAVLKAGGAYVPLDPTYPPERLRYMLEDARPRVLLTEKKYSELLPSQGLTQVLLDDTEAPATKTPRPRVEPHHLAYVLYTSGSTGKPKGVAMPHRALVNLIEWQTEHASPLRTLQFAPLNFDVSFQETFSTWCSGGTLVLIDEGTRRDPDALADFLDVARVQRLFLPAVALHHLAQAALRTEHRVPGLTEVITAGDQLRITDPIRRWFQEGGKRLHNHYGPTESHVVTALELEGDPRHWPGLPSIGRPIANAAVHLLDANQRPVPVGVPGELYLAGTCLADGYLSRPDLTAERFVELPLSPPVRAYRTGDLGRLTVDGSIEFLGRADDQVKIRGFRVEPGEIERALCAHPDVRDAAVIVDGDATREKRLVAYVVPETVRLAELPDFLARDLPEYMVPALFVPMPELPRTPSGKVARRALPAPVAPVQAESPSEPPRTPTEATVARAFEQVLGRGVVGREQDFFQLGGHSLLAMQVVSRIRGDVDAAFRVSDLFENPTIASLSRVLDARRGSQTLTLARIEPAPEGAAIPLSFSQERLWFLDQLYPGTTAYNLPMALRLTGTLDVSAFQESLSDIVRRHPVLGMRFVERDGRVWQEPRANQDVPFEQVTLGETSPEALRLLIAEEAARPFDLTNGPLFRAKLFCLDEAAHVVVATMHHTVGDGWSISVLVRELSQLYAGRVSGQPVTLPELPVDYRDFAYQQRRHLQGEVLEQRLDHWRKTLHGAPSALDLPMDRPRPPRTSMRGATERIALGKALSEAIEALSLRTGGTSFMVLMGGFAAYLARITGQDDIVIGTPVANRDRAELESLIGFFVGTLPLRIDLSANPTFEELVARVRASALDAYAYQDVPLEKIVEALGVERNLSHAPLFQVMLMLQNTPEGHLSLPGLALEPIDLEIESAKFDLTLSFEPTREGLAGVIEYSTDLFDADRIERMVAHLQVLFADAVAHPEKRLSELALLPEQERGVVAAFTQGRLVAPTRHVPAHRFVEEHAERTPDAIALELGQERLTYGELNRRANRAAHQLIAMGAGPEMLVALAVPRSFEMLIGLLAIWKAGAAYVPLDLSYPKDRLDGILEDSGAALMVSTHAAEQKWRAPQVRTLWLDEPADAAPTGNPDSGVRMENAAYVIYTSGSTGRPKGVILEHRGLANVIEMQRHELGADAGCVMLQFSSISFDVSVWEIVMALTNGGRLVVAPADTLLAGDELAKVLLAHGVTHMVLPPTSYAALPTDREYPALRMLTSAGEALPPEVVHTWARPGVLFVNAYGPTEVSIISTLGHCRQDDPGAPPIGRPALNLEGYALDRHGALLPIGVPGELHIGGVGVARGYLNREELTREKFIPHPFKPDARLYRSGDLVRWRKDGNLEYLGRIDHQVKLRGYRIELGEIEAVLASYPGVAKAVANVHSAGAQGGVKALIAYVVSTQPVDVHALREYARKKLPEFMVPAQFIHLEELPLSSSGKVDKRRLPPPRFEASASETRFVPPRTPTEQTLASLWESLLERRPIGAEDNFFDLGGHSLLAAQVMSRVRRTFGVDVPLSAIFEQPTLTALAAVIAAKEAAPQLPPLVRLTSPGDRPLSFAQERLRFLAELEGQSAAYNIPFAFTLRGSLDEAALRRSLQRVLERHEVLRTNFPLVDGLPVARVADAVLTLTTEDLRHAGAVSLDQRLAEESARPFALDVGPVVRVHLFKRADDEHVLLVAMHHIVSDGWSFGVMMREFSAFYAAEVRGEPLALPDLPIQYTDYAAWQRSWLDGQAREHQLGHWRKALAGAPAVLDLPTDRPRPAVRSHRGATEPLALAPDVAQALTSLCREQGVTAYMALLAAFGAYLGRVSGQDDVVIGSPFAGRRIAETEPLIGFFVNSLPLRIDLGGEPTFLELLQRVRRQVLDAHEHQDVPFEKLVEVLKPERVLGTSPLFQVMLAYQQTHTAKMALPGLEVTPVAIPSGAAKFDLTLTLSETAQGFEGVLEYDRDLFDAWRIQAMVRQLTGFITRLAAEPRSKVVDVDLLGAEERARLTPRAPEAAPSLPAVHEVIAAQAAKTPTAIAVEAEDGTLTYAALEARAKAVAQALVQRGVTPGTLVALAVERSVGMMAGLLGILKAGAAYVPLDPAYPRERLTFMLEDSGARVVITQAHLTSRFPGTDVVVLGDDTLESFEPRSGALAYCLFTSGSTGQPKGVLIEHSALANHMAWMDDAMPLAHEDRVLQRTSLSFDASVWELFAPLMVGARLVLAPHGLGADTEHLARVLRERDVSVLQLVPSLLTALVEEPGFANLPALRRVCVGGEPLPSATVATLFSRSKAEVWNLYGPTEATIDSLAHRCLPGQVGAHGPTEPIGLPIHRMEALILDGRLRPVPEGVPGELYLAGPGLARGYLNRPELTQSRFIEHAFPGGPTLRMYKTGDVVRRLADGTFLFVGRADRQVKLRGHRIELGEVEAAIARHPAVREAVALVRGTGGDSRLVAFVVPHASAQRPEPTELRSFVEQQLTANMVPGQFVLLDALPLAPNGKVDTRALSAMELADARVTALEGLPRDALELEMVRLFEEVLGVRAVGIHDSFFDLGGHSLLALKMKLAVEKRLGRPLPLVSLFRNPTPAQLTAVLRTENAAVSPLVPLTPEAHALMAAGAANPNRTPVLYLVPGGGSTPFYLLSLARHLEGVAVFGLQPQGLDGDVPPHETVEAIATWYADAILAMQPEGPYSVGGHSMGGHIAYELAQELKARGREVGVVAMLDTLAPFPDVTRPQGEGWDTAQWMLHLAGIMEAFFNVKIDLALPEVRAMGEAERLQFFVARLQAAAVLPEGAQPVHVQGILNVARAHDALNYRPRRGQPVPLAVFRAEDRSGPSTAALDALVQDGTLGWSQLTQQACSAYPVPGTHLSLLRDPHAAVLAQHLLALIPRPTPTP